In a genomic window of Streptomyces koelreuteriae:
- a CDS encoding RNA polymerase sigma factor SigF produces the protein METAVIRSKAEVAGENAEAGTGDGALPVVDPRSVAPRDARALSRQFFQRLTELEEGTHEYQYARNTLIEMNMSLVRFAAGRFRGRGDDMEDIVQTGMIGLIKAIDRFELSREVEFTSFALPYIVGEIKRFFRDTTWAVHVPRRLQELRVELAKAREELASRLDREPTVAELATLMNISENEVVEGQIAANGYNSSSLDAALTGDGPEGGEAVLADFIGVEENGLRLVEDFHSLAPLMAELSERDRQIIHMRFVEEATQAEIGEELGCSQMHVSRLIKRIITRLRQGMLGELGCA, from the coding sequence ATGGAGACCGCCGTGATCCGGTCGAAGGCAGAGGTCGCCGGGGAGAACGCCGAGGCCGGGACGGGTGACGGAGCACTGCCGGTCGTGGACCCGCGGTCCGTGGCCCCGCGGGACGCCAGGGCGCTGTCCCGCCAGTTCTTCCAGCGCCTGACGGAACTCGAAGAGGGCACGCACGAGTACCAGTACGCGCGCAACACGCTCATCGAGATGAACATGTCGCTCGTGCGCTTCGCGGCCGGCCGTTTCCGGGGCCGCGGCGACGACATGGAGGACATCGTCCAGACCGGCATGATCGGTCTGATCAAGGCCATCGACCGGTTCGAGCTGTCGCGCGAGGTCGAGTTCACCTCCTTCGCGCTGCCGTACATCGTCGGTGAGATCAAGCGGTTCTTCCGGGACACGACCTGGGCGGTGCATGTGCCGCGGCGGCTGCAGGAGCTGCGCGTGGAGCTGGCCAAGGCCCGTGAGGAACTCGCCAGCCGGCTGGACCGTGAGCCGACCGTCGCCGAGCTGGCCACGCTGATGAACATCTCCGAGAACGAGGTCGTCGAGGGGCAGATCGCCGCGAACGGGTACAACTCGTCCTCGCTGGACGCCGCGCTCACCGGCGACGGCCCGGAGGGCGGCGAGGCGGTTCTGGCCGACTTCATCGGTGTCGAGGAGAACGGGCTGCGGCTGGTGGAGGACTTCCACTCGCTCGCCCCGCTCATGGCGGAGCTCAGCGAGCGCGACCGGCAGATCATCCACATGCGGTTCGTGGAGGAGGCCACCCAGGCGGAGATCGGCGAGGAGCTCGGCTGCTCGCAGATGCACGTCTCGCGTCTGATCAAGCGGATCATCACCCGGCTGCGGCAGGGCATGCTGGGCGAGCTCGGCTGCGCCTGA
- a CDS encoding helix-turn-helix domain-containing protein, which translates to MTNLVPNEARVIPLRPQGASPPAPAVKEPLWRDLVGDVLRRERLAQERTLKDVADEARISMPYLSEVERGRKEASSEVLAAAARALGLSLGDLLSRTQGELTRVTARYTGAPGRRRAAAPSSHDGMCLAA; encoded by the coding sequence GTGACCAACCTTGTGCCGAACGAAGCCCGCGTCATCCCCCTGCGCCCGCAAGGTGCGAGCCCTCCGGCCCCCGCCGTGAAGGAGCCGCTGTGGCGCGACCTGGTCGGCGACGTCCTGCGCCGTGAACGCCTCGCGCAGGAGCGCACGTTGAAGGACGTCGCCGACGAGGCACGGATCTCCATGCCGTATCTGTCGGAGGTCGAGCGCGGCCGCAAGGAGGCCTCCTCGGAGGTCCTCGCGGCCGCCGCCCGCGCCCTCGGACTGAGCCTCGGCGACCTGCTGTCGAGGACACAGGGCGAACTGACCCGCGTCACCGCGCGGTACACGGGCGCCCCCGGCCGCCGCCGGGCGGCGGCCCCGTCGTCGCACGACGGAATGTGCCTGGCCGCCTGA
- a CDS encoding ClpP family protease, with protein sequence MGTYTIPNVVERTPQGERSYDVFSRLLSERIIFLGTEIDDGVANVVIAQLLHLESSSPESEIAIYLNSPGGSFTSLMAIYDTMSYVRAPISTFCVGQAASTAAVLLAGGDPGRRFVLEHARVLLGQPASGGQRGMVSDLALQAREMVRIRSQVEEVLARHTHHEVATLRADMDRDKVFSAQEAVDYGLADEVLSRRLVQV encoded by the coding sequence ATGGGGACCTACACGATTCCGAACGTCGTCGAGCGCACCCCGCAGGGCGAGCGGTCCTACGACGTGTTCAGCCGGCTGCTGTCCGAGCGGATCATCTTCCTCGGCACGGAGATCGACGACGGTGTCGCCAACGTCGTCATCGCGCAGCTTCTCCATCTGGAGTCCTCGTCCCCGGAGAGCGAGATCGCGATCTACCTCAACTCGCCCGGGGGATCGTTCACTTCGCTCATGGCCATCTACGACACGATGTCGTACGTGCGGGCGCCGATCTCGACGTTCTGTGTCGGGCAGGCGGCCTCCACGGCGGCCGTGCTGCTGGCGGGCGGGGACCCGGGGCGGCGGTTCGTGCTGGAGCACGCGCGTGTGCTGCTCGGCCAGCCGGCGAGCGGAGGACAGCGCGGCATGGTCTCCGACCTGGCGCTCCAGGCCAGGGAGATGGTGCGGATCCGCTCCCAGGTGGAGGAGGTGCTGGCGCGGCACACCCACCACGAGGTGGCGACCCTTCGGGCCGACATGGACCGCGACAAGGTGTTCAGCGCGCAGGAGGCGGTGGACTACGGGCTGGCCGACGAGGTGCTCAGCCGGCGCCTCGTGCAGGTCTGA
- a CDS encoding ATP-dependent Clp protease proteolytic subunit, which produces MTPHTAFAPRAEEGDTSPTRFDDQLAAQLLAQRIVLLGTQVDEVSANRVCAQLLILSAEDPRTDISLYINSPGGAVHAGLAIYDTMRLIPNDVSTLAMGFAASMGQFLLSVGAPGKRYALPNARIMMHQPSAGIGGTTADIEIQAENLEHTKRTIERLTAEHTGQSEETISRDGDRDRWFTAEEAKEYGMVDRVVESLADVRPTAGRRRMGLQ; this is translated from the coding sequence ATGACTCCACACACGGCCTTCGCCCCGCGGGCGGAGGAGGGCGACACCTCCCCGACCCGCTTCGACGATCAGCTGGCCGCCCAGTTGCTCGCACAGCGCATCGTGCTGCTGGGCACCCAGGTCGACGAGGTCTCCGCGAACCGGGTCTGCGCCCAGCTGCTGATCCTGTCCGCCGAGGACCCGCGCACCGACATCAGCCTGTACATCAACAGCCCCGGCGGGGCGGTGCACGCGGGCCTCGCCATCTACGACACGATGCGGCTCATCCCCAACGACGTCTCCACCCTGGCCATGGGCTTCGCCGCGAGCATGGGCCAGTTCCTGCTCAGCGTCGGCGCGCCCGGCAAGCGCTACGCCCTGCCCAACGCGCGGATCATGATGCACCAGCCGTCGGCCGGAATCGGCGGGACCACCGCCGACATCGAGATCCAGGCGGAGAACCTGGAGCACACCAAGCGGACCATCGAGCGGCTCACCGCCGAGCACACCGGCCAGAGCGAGGAGACCATCTCCCGGGACGGCGACCGGGACCGCTGGTTCACGGCCGAGGAGGCCAAGGAGTACGGCATGGTCGACCGGGTCGTGGAGTCCCTCGCGGACGTCCGCCCGACGGCCGGCCGACGCAGGATGGGGCTGCAGTGA
- a CDS encoding epoxide hydrolase family protein has product MTSSPADSGSSLRPFRIDIPQSDLDDLYDRLDRIRWPDELPGVGWTYGVPSGYLRELVRYWRHSYDWRAAEARLNAWPQFTTEIDGARVHFAHIRSPEPGATPLVVTHGWPGSIVEFLDIVGPLTDPAAHGGDPADAFHVVLPSIPGFGFSGPTRETGWEARRIADAWAELMTRLGYERFGAQGGDWGAAISRELGRVHPGRVTGVHLNLLPGGQATTEPTAEELDALSPAERERTLTSWRRWEKWSRDGTGYFHVQSTRPQTLSYALTDSPVGQLAWIVEKFREWTDSDELPEEAVDRDLMLTNVMLYWLTGTAGSSARVYYERAHARGERIAAPHEPSSAPTAVASFSGDPQIPLRHKAERTENIVRWTEFDRGGHFAAMEQPGLLVEDVRAFFRQLREKG; this is encoded by the coding sequence ATGACGTCTTCGCCCGCTGACAGCGGCAGCAGTCTCCGTCCGTTCCGTATCGACATCCCGCAGAGCGACCTCGACGACCTTTACGACCGTCTCGACCGGATCCGGTGGCCCGACGAGCTGCCCGGGGTGGGATGGACATACGGCGTTCCGTCGGGCTATCTGCGCGAGCTGGTGCGGTACTGGCGGCACTCGTACGACTGGCGGGCGGCGGAGGCGCGGCTGAACGCGTGGCCGCAGTTCACGACCGAGATCGACGGCGCGCGGGTGCACTTCGCGCACATCCGCTCCCCCGAACCGGGCGCCACCCCGCTGGTCGTCACGCACGGATGGCCGGGGTCGATCGTCGAGTTCCTCGACATCGTCGGGCCGTTGACGGACCCGGCCGCGCACGGCGGTGATCCGGCCGACGCCTTCCATGTGGTGCTGCCGAGCATCCCCGGCTTCGGGTTCTCCGGACCCACCCGGGAGACCGGCTGGGAGGCGCGCCGGATCGCGGACGCGTGGGCCGAGCTGATGACGCGCCTCGGCTACGAGCGGTTCGGCGCCCAGGGCGGCGACTGGGGCGCGGCCATCTCCCGCGAGCTGGGCCGAGTCCACCCCGGCCGGGTCACCGGCGTCCACCTCAATCTGCTGCCCGGCGGCCAGGCCACCACCGAGCCGACCGCCGAAGAGCTGGACGCGCTGAGTCCCGCGGAACGGGAGCGCACGCTCACCTCCTGGCGCCGGTGGGAGAAGTGGTCGCGCGACGGGACGGGCTACTTCCATGTGCAGTCCACCCGGCCGCAGACCCTCTCCTACGCGCTCACGGACTCGCCGGTGGGCCAACTCGCCTGGATCGTCGAGAAGTTCCGGGAGTGGACGGACTCCGACGAGCTGCCCGAGGAGGCCGTGGACCGGGACCTGATGCTCACGAACGTGATGCTGTACTGGCTGACGGGCACGGCGGGTTCGTCCGCCCGGGTCTACTACGAGCGCGCCCACGCCCGGGGCGAGCGGATCGCCGCCCCGCACGAGCCCTCCAGCGCGCCGACCGCGGTGGCGTCCTTCTCCGGCGACCCCCAGATCCCGCTGCGCCACAAGGCGGAGCGGACGGAGAACATCGTCCGCTGGACGGAGTTCGACCGGGGCGGGCACTTCGCCGCCATGGAGCAACCGGGCCTGCTGGTGGAGGACGTGCGGGCGTTCTTCCGGCAGCTGCGCGAGAAGGGCTGA
- a CDS encoding VOC family protein, with amino-acid sequence MATDGFTTCLWYDDQAEEAAHHYVSIFKNSSIGDVARYPEGTPHRAGTVMTVEFTANGHKFLALNGGPQFKFTEAVSFMIFCADQEEIDYYWTKLTEDGEPGPCGWLKDKYGVSWQVVPDRLQDMITDPDPAKVARVTEAFMAMTKFDIATLDQAYAGE; translated from the coding sequence ATGGCCACCGACGGTTTCACCACGTGTCTCTGGTACGACGACCAGGCCGAGGAGGCCGCCCACCACTACGTCTCGATCTTCAAGAACTCCAGCATCGGCGACGTCGCCCGCTACCCCGAGGGAACACCTCACCGGGCGGGCACCGTCATGACCGTCGAGTTCACGGCCAACGGCCACAAGTTCCTCGCGCTCAACGGCGGCCCTCAGTTCAAGTTCACCGAGGCGGTCTCCTTCATGATCTTCTGCGCGGACCAGGAGGAGATCGACTACTACTGGACCAAGCTCACCGAGGACGGCGAGCCCGGACCCTGCGGCTGGCTCAAGGACAAGTACGGAGTGTCCTGGCAGGTCGTCCCCGACCGGCTCCAGGACATGATCACCGACCCGGACCCGGCGAAGGTGGCCCGGGTGACCGAGGCGTTCATGGCGATGACCAAGTTCGACATCGCGACCCTGGACCAGGCCTACGCGGGCGAGTGA
- a CDS encoding aminoglycoside phosphotransferase family protein, whose product MHEDEREVDVPLVGRLIAGQFPQWAGLPLRRVESSGSENAMFRLGADKVVRLPRHPRAVEAISHELRWLPRLSPGLPVASPEPLGRGEPGEGFPWPWSVYGWLDGRNPVPGALDEPRLLAEDLGAYVAALRRTDPAEGPTGYRGVPLAARDPFVREALAQLTGRIDTAAVTEAWEEALRAPEYAGPPVWAHGDLMAGNLLVTAGRLSAVIDFGTVGVGDPADDLISAWCVLPTDARDAFRKAVGAGEAEWARGRGWALSIAVIALPYYWDTNPPVAENSRHVIREILAETA is encoded by the coding sequence ATGCATGAGGACGAACGAGAGGTCGACGTCCCGCTCGTCGGCCGACTGATCGCGGGACAGTTCCCCCAGTGGGCGGGGCTGCCCCTACGACGCGTGGAGTCCTCCGGGAGCGAGAACGCCATGTTCCGCCTCGGCGCGGACAAGGTCGTGCGGCTCCCCCGGCATCCCCGCGCCGTCGAGGCCATCAGCCACGAACTGCGGTGGCTGCCCCGGCTGAGCCCTGGCCTGCCCGTCGCCTCCCCCGAACCCCTCGGACGGGGCGAGCCCGGCGAGGGCTTCCCGTGGCCCTGGTCGGTGTACGGCTGGCTGGACGGCCGCAACCCGGTGCCCGGCGCGCTCGACGAGCCGCGTCTGCTCGCCGAGGACCTGGGCGCGTACGTCGCGGCCCTGCGCCGGACCGACCCGGCAGAGGGCCCGACCGGTTACCGGGGAGTGCCGCTGGCGGCCCGGGACCCCTTCGTGCGCGAGGCGCTCGCCCAGCTCACGGGGCGGATCGACACCGCAGCCGTGACGGAGGCGTGGGAGGAGGCCCTGCGCGCCCCCGAGTACGCCGGGCCGCCGGTCTGGGCGCACGGCGATCTGATGGCCGGGAATCTTCTGGTCACGGCCGGACGGCTGAGCGCCGTGATCGACTTCGGCACCGTGGGGGTGGGGGATCCCGCCGACGACCTCATCAGCGCCTGGTGTGTACTGCCGACCGATGCGCGCGATGCCTTCCGCAAGGCCGTGGGCGCCGGCGAGGCCGAGTGGGCGCGGGGCCGGGGCTGGGCCCTGTCGATCGCGGTCATCGCCCTGCCGTACTACTGGGACACGAACCCACCGGTCGCGGAGAACTCCCGGCATGTGATCCGGGAGATCCTGGCCGAGACGGCGTAG
- a CDS encoding SGNH/GDSL hydrolase family protein, whose protein sequence is MRGPWIVGVLLAGLLLGACGDPSSGPGTSPPSAPEVSTTTHQRAPASPSPRAPAKAPRVLYLGDSLAMENQKVLGQELRRDLRAKYTSAPYSGTTLCDYLEGTAERSLVPARDKAAALVRSLRPDFVVLQFWGNAWDFTWCMDKITYDGSRERYFERYEADARRLIEQISTAGGAHRPRIVWVLQGPDPITPDRVRRVNGLYERLAAGSDDIVADAGGTVSPASDRYTWTQHLPCTAYERAHPDYCTQPGRDRTALHRDDDYLHFCLAPTTSTPKPCPVRSPGILRIAREITKTIRQPGN, encoded by the coding sequence ATGCGCGGACCGTGGATCGTGGGTGTCCTGCTGGCCGGGCTGCTGCTCGGGGCGTGCGGGGATCCGTCGTCCGGACCCGGCACGTCCCCGCCGTCCGCGCCGGAGGTGTCCACGACCACGCATCAGCGGGCCCCGGCCTCACCGAGCCCCCGCGCCCCGGCGAAGGCGCCCCGCGTGCTGTATCTCGGCGATTCCCTCGCCATGGAGAACCAGAAGGTCCTCGGCCAGGAGCTGCGCCGGGACCTGCGCGCCAAATACACGAGCGCCCCCTATTCGGGCACCACCCTGTGCGACTACCTGGAGGGCACGGCCGAGCGCTCGCTCGTCCCGGCACGGGACAAGGCGGCGGCCCTGGTGCGATCGCTGCGGCCGGACTTCGTGGTGCTGCAGTTCTGGGGCAACGCCTGGGACTTCACCTGGTGCATGGACAAGATCACGTACGACGGTTCGCGGGAGAGGTACTTCGAGCGGTACGAGGCCGACGCGCGCCGGCTCATCGAGCAGATCTCGACGGCCGGCGGAGCGCACCGGCCGCGGATCGTGTGGGTGCTGCAAGGTCCGGACCCGATCACACCCGACCGGGTGCGGCGCGTGAACGGGCTGTACGAGCGGCTGGCCGCCGGCTCGGACGACATCGTCGCGGACGCCGGGGGGACGGTGAGTCCCGCCTCGGACCGCTACACGTGGACGCAGCACCTGCCCTGCACGGCCTACGAGCGGGCCCACCCCGACTACTGCACCCAGCCCGGCCGCGACCGGACGGCCCTGCACCGCGACGACGACTATCTGCATTTCTGTCTGGCTCCCACGACGTCCACGCCGAAGCCCTGCCCGGTGCGCTCTCCCGGCATCCTGCGCATCGCCCGGGAGATCACCAAAACCATTCGACAGCCGGGGAATTGA
- a CDS encoding geranyl diphosphate 2-C-methyltransferase codes for MTTTADAATASLQPASAADSTYQTRVADYWNAEENPVNLELGKIDDLYHHHYGVGEADWSVLDEPDPALLRERVTTELHRLEHAQAELLAAHLGPVTPADRVFDAGCGRGGGSVVANLRYGCRADGVTLSAKQADFANEQARQRGIDGKVRYHCRNMLDTGFTSGAFAASWNNESTMYVELDLLFAEHARLLRRGGRYVVITGCYNDTYGRASREVSLINAHYICDIHPRSEYFRAMARNRLVPVHVQDLTATAIPYWELRRRADHLVTGIEDTFLTAYKNGSFQYLMIVADRV; via the coding sequence TTGACCACCACCGCCGACGCCGCCACCGCATCCCTTCAGCCCGCGTCCGCCGCCGATTCGACGTACCAGACCCGCGTGGCCGACTACTGGAACGCGGAGGAGAACCCGGTCAACCTCGAACTGGGGAAGATCGACGACCTGTACCACCATCACTACGGCGTCGGAGAGGCCGACTGGTCCGTGCTCGACGAGCCCGACCCGGCGCTGCTCCGCGAGCGGGTCACCACGGAACTGCACCGCCTGGAGCACGCCCAGGCGGAACTGCTCGCCGCCCACCTCGGCCCCGTGACTCCCGCCGACCGCGTCTTCGACGCCGGCTGCGGACGCGGCGGCGGCAGCGTCGTGGCGAACCTGCGGTACGGCTGCCGCGCCGACGGTGTGACCCTCTCGGCCAAGCAGGCGGACTTCGCGAACGAGCAGGCCCGGCAGCGCGGCATCGACGGCAAGGTCCGCTACCACTGCCGGAACATGCTCGACACGGGCTTCACCTCGGGCGCGTTCGCCGCGTCGTGGAACAACGAGTCGACCATGTACGTGGAACTGGACCTGCTGTTCGCCGAGCACGCCCGGCTGCTGCGCCGCGGCGGACGCTATGTGGTGATCACCGGCTGCTACAACGACACCTACGGGCGGGCCTCGCGCGAGGTGTCCCTGATCAACGCCCACTACATCTGCGACATCCACCCGCGCTCGGAGTACTTCCGGGCGATGGCCCGCAACCGTCTGGTCCCCGTCCATGTGCAGGACCTCACCGCCACGGCCATCCCCTACTGGGAGCTGCGCAGGCGGGCCGACCATCTCGTCACGGGCATCGAGGACACGTTCCTGACCGCGTACAAGAACGGCAGCTTCCAGTACCTGATGATCGTGGCCGACCGCGTCTGA
- a CDS encoding family 2 encapsulin nanocompartment cargo protein terpene cyclase: MSRRTPPGPPSLGRTGRARRGGPVPGLRYRAAVPADPAKVVEVDRRLEAWARELELFPPAWTGDFAGFQFGRAVVLQHPGAVDLDRLTVAGELLLAENLVDSCYCSEDEDRGGSSRGLGGRLVIAQSALDPFHGPPEAEREWRQGLTADGPLRSYHRALRDYAGFATPSQTDRFVHDIARLHLGYVAEAAWAETRYVPRVWEYLVMRQFNNFRPCLSIVDAVDGYELPEAVYARPEIQRITALACNATTIVNDLYSFTKELAAEPDHLNLPLVIAADERCGLKAAYLKAVEIHNQIMDAFEEESAALSAASPLVERYAGSLAAWVSGNHEWHATNTHRYHLPDYW, translated from the coding sequence ATCTCCCGCCGCACCCCACCCGGCCCCCCGAGCCTCGGCCGGACCGGACGGGCCCGGCGCGGGGGGCCCGTGCCCGGGCTTCGGTATCGGGCCGCCGTGCCCGCCGATCCCGCGAAGGTCGTGGAGGTCGACCGGAGGCTGGAGGCCTGGGCGCGGGAGCTCGAGCTGTTTCCGCCGGCGTGGACGGGGGACTTCGCGGGGTTCCAGTTCGGCCGGGCCGTGGTGCTCCAGCATCCGGGGGCCGTCGATCTGGACCGCCTCACCGTCGCGGGCGAGCTGTTGCTGGCCGAGAACCTCGTCGACAGCTGCTACTGCTCGGAGGACGAGGACCGCGGCGGATCGTCTCGCGGTCTGGGCGGACGGCTGGTCATCGCCCAGTCGGCACTCGACCCCTTCCACGGGCCGCCCGAGGCGGAGAGGGAGTGGCGCCAGGGCCTGACGGCCGACGGGCCGCTGCGCTCGTACCACCGCGCGCTGCGGGACTACGCCGGTTTCGCCACACCCAGCCAGACCGACCGGTTCGTGCACGACATCGCCCGGCTGCACCTCGGGTACGTCGCCGAGGCCGCCTGGGCGGAGACGCGGTACGTGCCGCGCGTCTGGGAGTACCTGGTGATGCGGCAGTTCAACAACTTCCGCCCCTGCCTGTCGATCGTCGACGCCGTGGACGGCTACGAACTGCCCGAGGCGGTCTACGCCCGACCGGAGATCCAGCGGATCACGGCGCTGGCGTGCAACGCCACCACGATCGTCAACGACCTGTACTCCTTCACCAAGGAGCTGGCGGCCGAGCCGGACCATCTCAACCTGCCGCTGGTCATCGCCGCCGACGAGCGGTGCGGACTCAAGGCCGCCTATCTGAAGGCCGTCGAGATCCACAACCAGATCATGGACGCCTTCGAGGAGGAGTCCGCGGCCCTGTCCGCCGCCTCACCGCTCGTCGAGCGTTACGCCGGGAGCCTGGCCGCCTGGGTCTCCGGCAACCACGAGTGGCACGCCACCAACACCCACCGCTACCACCTGCCCGACTACTGGTAG
- a CDS encoding family 2B encapsulin nanocompartment shell protein: MSAPESTTGPATDDPAPEPAARPGAAEARLTSLGTQAARQLATTTKSVPQMQAITSRWLLKMLPWVDVRGGAYRVNRRLTLRLGRGRVQFEQNGADDIRVIPETLTELPVLRGYSDGEVLKQIASRFEVREVRVGEVLFEAGQPVTEAYLIVHGRFTRYATGKYGEEEVIGVVADGEGLGDEAVGRADPLWLTSVRAETSGVVLVLSWDALREYTDRVPSFAAHLEAYAERQSKPMNRKGEADVPVQAGHVGEPVLTGGFVDYELAPREYELSLTQTVLRVHSRVADLYNDPMDQTEQQLRLTIEEIRERQEWELVNNREFGLLHNIDYSQRISTFSGPPTPDDLDELLSMRRKTRLFLAHPKAIAAFFRQCNKRGLVPGTANVDGHEVPAWRGVPFFPCGKIPVSDHHTSSIIALRTGEADQGVVGLFQTGIPEEYQPGLNVRFMGVDETAIIRYLVTAYYSMAILVPDAAGVLENVQIGRTAG; encoded by the coding sequence GTGTCCGCCCCCGAAAGCACCACCGGCCCCGCCACCGACGACCCCGCCCCCGAGCCCGCCGCCCGCCCCGGCGCGGCCGAGGCCCGGCTCACCAGTCTCGGCACGCAGGCGGCGCGCCAGCTCGCCACCACCACCAAGTCCGTGCCGCAGATGCAGGCCATCACCTCGCGCTGGCTGCTCAAGATGCTGCCGTGGGTCGATGTCAGGGGCGGCGCCTACCGGGTCAACCGGCGTCTGACGTTGCGTCTCGGACGCGGCCGGGTGCAGTTCGAGCAGAACGGTGCCGACGACATCAGGGTCATCCCCGAGACGCTCACCGAACTGCCCGTGCTGCGCGGCTACTCCGACGGCGAGGTGCTGAAGCAGATCGCGTCGCGCTTCGAGGTCCGTGAGGTGCGCGTCGGCGAGGTGCTCTTCGAGGCCGGACAGCCCGTGACCGAGGCCTATCTGATCGTGCACGGCCGTTTCACCCGGTACGCCACCGGCAAGTACGGCGAGGAGGAGGTCATCGGGGTCGTCGCGGACGGCGAGGGGCTCGGTGACGAGGCCGTGGGGCGGGCCGACCCGCTGTGGCTCACGTCCGTACGGGCGGAGACCTCGGGCGTCGTGCTGGTGCTGTCCTGGGACGCGCTGCGGGAGTACACGGACCGCGTCCCGTCCTTCGCGGCCCATCTGGAGGCCTACGCGGAGCGGCAGAGCAAGCCGATGAACCGCAAGGGCGAGGCGGATGTGCCGGTGCAGGCCGGGCATGTGGGCGAGCCGGTGCTGACGGGCGGGTTCGTGGACTACGAACTCGCGCCGCGCGAGTACGAGTTGTCGCTCACGCAGACCGTGCTGCGTGTCCACTCGCGGGTCGCCGACCTCTACAACGACCCGATGGACCAGACCGAGCAGCAGCTCCGGCTGACCATCGAGGAGATCCGTGAGCGGCAGGAGTGGGAGCTGGTCAACAACCGCGAGTTCGGGCTGCTGCACAACATCGACTACAGCCAGCGCATCAGCACGTTCTCGGGGCCGCCGACCCCGGACGACCTGGACGAGCTGCTGTCGATGCGGCGCAAGACGCGGCTGTTCCTCGCCCATCCCAAGGCGATCGCGGCGTTCTTCCGGCAGTGCAACAAGCGCGGGCTGGTGCCGGGCACGGCGAACGTGGACGGGCATGAGGTGCCCGCCTGGCGGGGTGTGCCGTTCTTCCCGTGCGGCAAGATCCCGGTCAGCGACCACCACACCAGCAGCATCATCGCGCTGCGCACGGGCGAGGCCGACCAGGGGGTCGTCGGACTGTTCCAGACCGGGATCCCGGAGGAGTACCAGCCCGGCCTGAACGTACGGTTCATGGGCGTCGACGAGACCGCGATCATCCGCTACCTGGTCACCGCGTACTACTCGATGGCCATTCTGGTCCCCGACGCCGCGGGCGTCCTGGAGAACGTCCAGATCGGCCGGACGGCCGGCTGA
- a CDS encoding VOC family protein encodes MAVQPEGTPCWADATFSDLEGAKNFYGEVLGWTFAEASPEYGDYTQAYADGKAVAAVVPPMPGQPEAPSQWCLYFAARDTAATAARIRDKGGEVLMEPMQVGDFGTMCLARDPSGVVFGVWQAGTHEGFEVMAEPGAYTWAEVFTREPEKSDAFFPAVFSYRQRDMKDGDIDFRIYDLGERTVLGRMQMTEEFPPEVPPYINVYFTVEDCDDAVAKATKLGGILRFGPMTTPFGRFAAISDPQGAMFSVIDVTTTEGDMPKLSDVS; translated from the coding sequence ATGGCCGTGCAACCTGAAGGAACCCCTTGCTGGGCCGACGCGACGTTCAGTGATCTCGAAGGGGCCAAGAACTTCTACGGAGAGGTCCTCGGCTGGACCTTCGCCGAGGCGTCCCCGGAGTACGGCGACTACACCCAGGCCTACGCGGACGGCAAGGCGGTCGCCGCCGTCGTCCCGCCCATGCCCGGCCAGCCGGAGGCCCCGTCGCAGTGGTGCCTGTACTTCGCCGCCCGGGACACCGCCGCCACCGCGGCCCGGATCCGCGACAAGGGCGGCGAGGTGCTGATGGAGCCGATGCAGGTCGGCGACTTCGGCACCATGTGCCTGGCCCGCGACCCGAGCGGTGTCGTCTTCGGCGTCTGGCAGGCGGGCACCCACGAGGGTTTCGAGGTGATGGCCGAGCCGGGTGCCTACACCTGGGCCGAGGTCTTCACCCGCGAGCCCGAGAAGTCCGACGCGTTCTTCCCCGCCGTCTTCTCCTACCGGCAGCGGGACATGAAGGACGGCGACATCGACTTCCGCATCTACGACCTCGGCGAGCGCACCGTGCTGGGCCGGATGCAGATGACCGAGGAATTCCCGCCCGAGGTGCCGCCGTACATCAACGTCTACTTCACCGTCGAGGACTGCGACGACGCCGTGGCGAAGGCGACCAAGCTCGGCGGCATCCTGCGGTTCGGCCCGATGACCACGCCGTTCGGCCGGTTCGCCGCCATCAGCGATCCGCAGGGCGCGATGTTCTCGGTGATCGACGTCACGACGACCGAGGGGGACATGCCGAAGCTGTCCGACGTGTCGTAG